The genomic interval GCCAGGGCTGAGGGAGCAGGTGCATGGAGCTTGGGCTCTAGTCCATGGATGTGCACAGCACCAAAGATCTCTGGTTCTCTCATGCCTTTCTACCCTCCATGTCCCCGTGACCAGAGCTCTGTTTTCACCTCAtcccagatggagaaggaggaagagacaacCCGGGAGCTGCTGCTGCCTAACTGGCAGGGCAGTGGCTCCCACGGGCTGACCATTGCCCAGAGGGATGATGGAGTCTTTGTACAGGAGGTGATGCAGAACTCCCCTGCGGCTCGCACTGGGGTGGTCAAGGAGGGTGAGTCTCCCTTGGATAATGACTGGGCacggggtggggggtgagaggtggaagagtgggagatagGGGGCAGGCAGAAATGACCAAATGACTGTGGAAGGCCTTGGGTCCAACAACATAAGGAAGGTCAGTACCCAAACCCTGTCCCTTGCTACTCTGTGTCTTGCTTGTGAATCTCAGGGGAGGTAGTCATGTGGAGTCTTGGAGACCGACCTTATCTTCAGATCTGATTCTGTGCTCCTCACCAATTCTGCAGCTATGTGTAAAAAAGTTGGCCTTATCCTCATCTGTACTTGAGTGGGCAATACTGTGTCTGCATGGTATTTGTGAAGCTAAAGGAAAGTCAGTTTTAGTGGCTGTTATGTGGTGCTTTCTTGAGACCTGTGGGTCTTTACCTGATTGTTGTACTCCCTTACTTAGGGGACAAGATTGTGGGTGCCACCATCTACTTTGAAAACCTACCGTCTGGTGAGGTGACCCAGTTGCTGAATACCATGGGGCATCACACTGTTGGGTTGAAGTTGCATCGTAAAGGGGACCGTTCCCCTGAGCCTGGGCAGACCTGGACCCATGAAGTCTTCAGTTCCCGTAGCTCTGAGGTGGTTCTGGTGAGTACCTGGTGACCCACCTTTGCTCAGAGCTCCCCCATGATCCTGATGGCTTCTCGGCCTCACTTCCtgagccttccttctttcatCTTCTGCATTCTTTTGTGACTTCTCTCCGTTGGTTTCTTCCTGTTTATATGTGGTATGTGGCTGATTTCGTTCCTACAATTAcagtgttccttcagtttcttaaGACTATGCCGTGGTGTGAGAAACAACTCAAGCAGTGGGGGCTTAGGTGCCAAGAGGAAGGTTAGCTGCTTTACTCTGAAATGACTTCACTGGTGTTCAACCTGCCTCTCTGCAGTCCATGAGTGAGAAGATGAACAGAACAATGCTCGTGGGAAGTGCTTCTTTATTCCTAATGGCTTGCTTATTGAATAAACCATGTGTACTCAAAGTGAAAGTATTACCCAATCACAGCCAAGCCGTCAGGGTTCACAAATGCTTTCCAGTGTGCAAAGGCTCCTGGGAGTCTCCTTAAACAACCAAGCCAGTGAGCTGAGAATTGAAAGATAAAGGGCCTGACTGGGATGGCCCTGAAACAAGTTTCTTTGAACTATCACTGGGTGGTAGAGCCTCTTCCTGGGCAGCATAGTTAAGGAATCTACCTATTTCCTAACCCTGCCATGACTTTTGCTTAccagatttttttcccaaataacTTGTTTTCCTCTTATGATATGACTGTCAACCCCTTTCTTCAGTGCCCTGTGTCCTGCACGAGGAGGCTCTCTAGGCCTCCGTTATGGTCTGAGCACCTTGGGGAAGCAGGCAACTCTGTTGTCGGCTGGGCTGCAGCCCAGCGTCTGCCAATTCAGGCAGGCTTTGCTGCAACCTCTGCCGGGCATGTCTTTCTGCAGAGCGGTGACGATGAGGACTACCAGCGCATCTATACCACAAAGATCAAACCACGCCTGAGGTCGGAGGATGGAGTAGAAGGGGACCTTGGGGAGACCCAGAGCCGTACCATCACAGTGACCAGAAGGGTGACAGCCTACACTGTGGATGTGACCGGTCGGGAAGGAGTGAAGGACATTGACATCAGCAGCCCTGAGTTCATGATCAAGATACCAAGGCATGAAGTGACTGAAATCTCCAACACAGATGTGGAAACCCAACCCGGGAAAACAGTGATCCGACTGCCCTCGGGATCTGGGGCAGCCTCTCCAACCACAGGCTCTGCTGTGGATATCCAGGCAGGTGCCATTTCTGCTTCAGGACCAGAGCTTGAAGGTGCTGGCCACTCAAAATTCCAGGTCACTATGCCTGGAACAAAGGTGGGAAGCCTAGATGTCAATGTCAAAGCAAAAGGCTTGGACTTGGGTGGCAAAGGAGGGATCCAAGTTCCAGGAGTGGACGTTTCGTCTTCTCTTGGGGCTGGCTCAGTAGAGGTACAGGGCCCATCCTTCCAGAGTGGTGATATTGGGAAAATTAAAATTCCTACCATGAAGATGCCAAAATTTGGTGTCTCAGCAGGCCTGGAGGGCCAGATACCAGAGGTAGGGCTGAATGTTTCTGCACCTGAATTCTCTATGGGACACAAAGGTGACAAGCCAGGCTTGGCTATTGGGAAAAATATCCAGACTCCTCATCTGGAAGTAAGTACCTCCTCTGTCAATATTGAGGGGCTTGAGGGGAAGCTGAAGGGTCCCCAAATCACTGGGGCATCACTTGAGGGTGACTTAGGCCTGAAAGGTACAAAGCTGCAAGGGAACATAGGAATGGATGCCTGTGCTTCCAAAATTGAGGGCAGCATCACTGGTCCCAGTGTAGAAATCGGAAGCCCTGATGTTGATGTTCATGGGCTAGGGGGCAAACTGAATGTGCCCAAGATGAAAGTCCCTAAATTCTCTGCATCAGGTTCAAAGGGAGAGGGAGTTGGCCTTGATGTGGTACTGCCCACAGGTGAAGTGACCCTTCCTGGGGTCTCTGGGGATGTCAATCTGCCTGAGATTGCTACTGGTGGGCTCGAAGGGAAGATGAAGGGTGCTAAAGTCAAGACTCCTGAAATGATTGTCCAGAAACCTAAAATCTCCATGCAGGATGTGGATCTGAGCCTTGGATCCTGTAAACTAAAAGGAAATATGAAGGTATCAACTCCCGAGGTGAAAGGTGATGTTAAAGGCCCTCAGGTGGCAGTTAAAGGCTCCAGAGTGGACATAGAGACACCAGACTTAGAGGGTACCTTGACAGGTCCCAAGCTCAGCAGCCCTTCTGGAAAAATAGGAACCTGTAGGATTTCCATGGCAGATGTAGACTTAAATGTAGCTACACCTAAAGGGAAAGGAGGTGTAGATGTTATTCTCCCCAAAGTAGAAGGAAAAGCCAAAGGTCCTGAAGTTGATGTCAAAGGCCCCAAAATGGACATCCGTGCCCCAGATGTGGAAGTTCATGGTCCAGAGTGGAACTTGAAGATGCCCAAGTTCAGTGTCCCAGGAGTCAGAGAAGGCCCAGATGTAAATGTTACTCTGCCTAAAGGAGATATCAGTATTTCAGGACCTAAGGTAAATGTAGAAGCTCCAAATGTCAACATGGAAGGTCTGGGGGGCAAACTTAAAGGCCCTGATATTAATCTTCCTGAAGTAAGTGTCAAGACTCCAAAGATTTCTAAGCCTGATGTGGATCTGAATATCAAAGGGCCAAAGGTGAAGGGAGAGTATGATGTAACAACACCAAAGCTTGAAGGAGAACTGAAAGGCCCCAAAGTAGACATTGACACCCCACAAATGGATGTTCATGGCCCAGACCTGAAGATTCCCAAGATGAAAATGCCCAAATTCAGTGTGCCAGGGTTCAAAGCAGAGTGTCCAGAAGTGGATGTGAACCTGCCCAAGGCTGACATTGGCATTTCTGGGACTAAGGTGGAGGTCAGTGCTCCAGATGTAAGCATTGAAGGACCAGAAGGGAAGTTGAAAGGGCATAAGTTTAAAATGCCTGAAATGAATATCAGAGCTCCAAAGATCTCCATGCCAGATGTGGACTTACACTTAAAAGGCCCCAGTGTAAAGGGAGAATATGATGTCACAGTACCAAGGGCAGAAGGTGAGATTAAAGTTCCTGATGTTGAACTTAAAAGTGCTAAAGTGGACATTGATGTTCCAAACGTAGATGTCCAAGGTCCTGAATGGCATATGAAGACGCCCAAGATAAAAATGCCCAAGTTTGGAATGCCAGGCTTCAAGGCAGAGAGCCCAGAAGTGGAGGTGAATCTCCCGAAGGCCGACATTGATGTCTCAGGACCCACGGTGGATGTCAAAGTTCCGGATGTGAATGCCGAAGGACCTGAAGGAAAACTGAAGGGACCTAAGCTGAAGATGCCTGAGATGAATATCAAGGCCCCAAAGATATCCATGCCTGATGTGGATTTGCATATGAAAGGTCCCAAGGTAAAAGGAGAATATGAAGTCACAATGCCAAAGCTGGAAGGAGACTTGAGAGGCCCCAAAGTAGATGTCAGTGCTCCAGATGTTGATGTTCATGGTCCTGATTGGAACTTGAAAATGCCAAAGATTAAAATGCCCAAATTCAGCATGCCTAGTCTCAGAGGAGAAGGCCCAGAGTTGGATGTGAGCATGCCCAAGGCTGATGTGGACATTTCTGTACCAAAGCTAGATATCAGTGCTCCAGATTTGAACCTTGAGGGGCCAGAAGGGAAGTTGAAAGGCCCCAAATTTAAGATGCCTGAGATGCACTTCAAGGCTCCAAAGGTGTCTCTACCAGATGTGGACGTGGAACTCAAAGGACCCAAAATGAAAGGAGATCTAGATATGTCTGCACCAAAAATAGAGGGAGAGATGAAAGTTCCAGATGTGGACATTAAAGGTCCGAATGTAGATATTAAAGCACCAAAAGTTGATGGACAAGGCCAAGACTGGAGCCTGAAGATGCCAAAGATGAAAATGCCCAAGTTCAGTATGCCTACTCTCAAAGGTGAGGGCCCAGATGTAGATGTGAGCTTGCCTAAGGCTACTATTGATGTCTCAGGACCTAAAGTTGATATTGAGGCCCCAGATGTGAGCATCGAGGGACCAGAAGGAAAGCTGAAGGGCCCCAAGTTTAAGATGCCTGACATGCATTTCAAAGCCCCAAAGATTTCAATGCCGGATGTGGACTTAAACATGAAAGGCCCCAAAGTCAAAGGGGACATGGATATGACAGTACCTAAGATAGAAGGTGAAATGAAAGTTCCAGATGTGGACATCAAAGGCCCCAAAGTGGACATTGATGTCCCAGATGTGGATGTGCAGGGCCCAGACTGGCACCTGAAGATGCCCAAGATGAAAATGCCCAAGTTCAGCATGCCTGGTTTCAAAGCAGAGGGTCCAGAAGTGGATGTGAACCTGCCTAAGGCTGACATTGATGTCGCAGGACCCAAAGTTGATATTGAGGCCCCAGATGTGAGCATCGAGGGACCAGAAGGGAAGCTGAAGGGCCCGAAGTTTAAGATGCCTGACATGCACTTCAAGGCCCCCAAGATCTCCATGCCTGATGTGGACTTGAATATTAAGGGGCCCAAAGGAAAAGCAGATGTAGATGCATCATTGCCTGAGGTACAGGGTGAAATAAAAGTGCCAGAAGTGGACATTAAAGGGCCAAAAGTTGGCATTGATGCTCCAGATGTTGAGGTTCATGGCCCAGACTGGCACCTGAAGATGCCTAAGATGAAAATGCCCAAGTTCAGTATGCCTGGCTTCAAAGGAGAGGGCCTAGAAATAGACACCCCTAAGGCCAACATTGATGTTTCAGGACCCAAGGTAGACATTGATGTTCCAAATGTAAATATTGAAGGTCCAGATACAAAACTAAAAGGTCCAAAATTTAAGATGCCAGAAATGAACATAAAGCCTCAGAAGATATCCATGCCGGATGTTAGCTTGAATTTGAAAGGTCCTAAAGTAAAAGCAGAATATGATGCCTCAGTTCCAAAAGTGGGAGGAGAAATAAAAGCTCCTGCTGTTGACATCAAAGGCCCCAAAGTAGAGGCACCAGATGTGGATGTGCAGGGCCCAGACTGGCACCTGAAGATGCCTAAGATAAAAATGCCCAAGTTCAGCATGCCTGGCTTCAAAGGAGAGGGCCCAGAAGTAGATGTCAACCTGCCCAAGGCTGACATTGATGTCTCAGGACCTAAGGTGGACATTGAAGTTCCAGATGTGAATATTGAAGGTCCAGAAGGAAAACTAAAGGGTCCCAAGTTCAAGATGCCAAGCATGAATATACAGACACATAAGATATCTATGCCTGATGTTGGGCTTAATTTGAAAGGACCTAAATTGAAAAGTGGTGTAGATGTTTCTCTTCCAAAAGTGGAGGGAGATTTGAAAGGTCCTGAAGTTGATGTGGATGTTGGTGATATTGATATTGAATGTCCAGAAGGGAAGCTGAAGGGTCCCAAGTTTAAGATGCCTGACATGCACTTCAAAGGCCCTAAGATCTCCATGCCTGATGTAGATTTACACCTGAAAGGCCCCAAAGTCAAGGGGGACATGGATGTGGAAGTGCCCAAGATAGAAGGTGAAATGAAAGTGCCAGATGTGGACATCAAAGGCCCTAAAGTGGACATCAATGCCCCAGATGTGGATGTTCATGGTCCAGACTGGCACCTGAAGATGCCCAAGATGAAAATGCCCAAGTTCAGCATGCCTGGTTTCAAAGCAGAGGGTCCAGAAGTAGATGTGAACCTGCCTAAGGCTGACATTGATGTCTCAGGGCCCAAAGTAGACATTGATGTTCCTGACTTGGATGTTGAGGGTCCAGAAGGAAAACTGAAAGGCTCCAAATTTAAGATGCCCAAGTTGAATATCAAGGCTCCCAAGATCTCCATGCCTGATGTGGACTTAAATTTGAAGGGGCCCAAACTGAAAGGAGAGATAGATGCTTCTGTGCCAGAAATGGAAGCTGATCTCAGAGGTCCTCACGTTGATATCAAAGGGCCAAATATGGATGTGAAAGTTCCTGATGTTGATCTGGAATGTCCTGAAGCAAAGTTGAAAGGCCCCAAGTTCAAGATGCCTGACATGCATTTCAAGGCCCCTAAGATCTCCATGCCTGATGTGGACTTGCATCTGAAAGGCCCCAAAGTCAAGGGGGACATGGATGTGGCAGTGCCAAAATTAGAGGGAGAATTaaaaggcccaagtgtggatgtgGAAGTGCCTGATGTTGATCTGGAATGTCCTGAAGCAAAGTTGAAAGGCCCCAAGTTCAAGATGCCTGACATGCACTTCAAAGCCCCCAAGATCTCCATGCCTGATGTGGACTTACATCTGAAAGGCCCCAAAGTCAAGGGGGACATGGATGTGGCAGTGCCCAAGATAGAAGGTGAAATGAAAGTGCCAGATGTGGACATCAAAGGCCCTAAAGTGGACATCAATGCCCCAGATGTGGATGTTCATGGTCCAGACTGGCACCTGAAGATGCCCAAGATGAAAATGCCCAAGTTCAGCATGCCTGGCTTCAAAGGAGAGGGCCCAGAAGTAGATGTAAGCCTGCCTAAGGCTGATCTTGATGTCTCAGGACCCAAGGTGGACATTGATGTTCCAGATGTGAATATTGAAGGTCCAGAAGGGAAGCTGAAGGGCCCGAAGTTTAAGATGCCTGACATGCACTTCAAGGCCCCCAAGATCTCCATGCCTGATGTGGACTTGCATCTGAAGGGCCCTAAAGTCAAGGGGGACATGGATGTGGCAGTGCCAAAATTAGAGGGAGAATTaaaaggcccaagtgtggatgtgAAAGTTCCTGATGTTGATCTGGAATGCCCTGAAGCAAAGTTGAAAGGCCCCAAGTTCAAGATGCCTGACATGCATTTCAAGGCCCCTAAGATCTCCATGCCTGATGTGGACTTGCATCTGAAAGGCCCCAAAGTCAAGGGGGACATGGATGTGGCAGTGCCAAAATTAGAGGGAGAATTaaaaggcccaagtgtggatgtgGAAGTGCCTGATGTTGATCTGGAATGTCCTGAAGCAAAGTTGAAAGGCCCCAAGTTCAAGATGCCTGACATGCACTTCAAAGCCCCCAAGATCTCCATGCCTGATGTGGACTTACATCTGAAAGGCCCCAAAGTCAAGGGGGACATGGATGTGGCAG from Arvicanthis niloticus isolate mArvNil1 chromosome 1, mArvNil1.pat.X, whole genome shotgun sequence carries:
- the Ahnak gene encoding neuroblast differentiation-associated protein AHNAK isoform X2, which codes for MEKEEETTRELLLPNWQGSGSHGLTIAQRDDGVFVQEVMQNSPAARTGVVKEGDKIVGATIYFENLPSGEVTQLLNTMGHHTVGLKLHRKGDRSPEPGQTWTHEVFSSRSSEVVLSTTQPSSLDCNDPKNPKEVINKAGAASDSTPDAGL